TGTTTCCACTGCGCCTTTAAATGGCGCGACAGGATGGAGCCATCGACTTTTTGTCCTTCCCACCTAGCTCCCGGCAAATTGATATCCATAATCACCAGTTCTACTGCCCCCGCTTCGCATTGTTGGAATATCTCTTTTGGTTCAGCAGTAATAAACACCTGATGACCCCCCAAACGTTCGATTAGTTTGGCGGTTCCCTTCGCTAGGAGTTGATTGTCTTCAACCAGCAGGATGTTCAAGATTGTTACTAAAACCTCCATGCTGTGGAAGCGTCTACATCCAATGAGACTAAGGTACAGGTGATTTTAATTGCCGTCCAAATATTAAAATCCATAAAAATACTCATCTTTTTTATAGTCAGGTGAAATATCTTCCAAGGGCCAAGCCCCTAGCTTTTAGCTAGGGGCTTGGCCCTCAACTAGAGAACCCTGACCTGCTACCTGACTTTGTTCGTTTAGAGGCAGGGTAAAAGTCACCGTGTTTCCCTGCCCTAGTCCTGGGCTTTCAAGCCATATCTTACCACCCATCAGTTCCACTAATCGCTTGCAAATAGTCAGCCCTAAGCCGGTGCCCCCATAGGAGCGCTGGGCAGAACCATCAGCTTGCACAAATGGGGAAAACAGTTGCTCTGAATTTTCCATCTCAATGCCGATACCTGTGTCGTGTACCGAGATTTGAGCCATTGTCCCAGTACTATCGACGACAGCCCGGACATCGATTTGACCCTCATCGGTGAATTTGAAGGCGTTATCCAGCAAGTTTGTCATCACCTGACGAACTTTGATCTTGTCGGCGAAAACAGTCTCGATTTCACAGTCGAGTGTCAGAGGAATTGCCTTGTAGCGGCTTTCGGCACCTGAGAGGAAACATTGCTCTTGTAAAAGCTGTTGCAGATAAACTGTCTCTAAATCTAAAGCTA
The Nostoc punctiforme PCC 73102 genome window above contains:
- a CDS encoding response regulator codes for the protein MEVLVTILNILLVEDNQLLAKGTAKLIERLGGHQVFITAEPKEIFQQCEAGAVELVIMDINLPGARWEGQKVDGSILSRHLKAQWKQLPIILVTAYTMPADQHLLLSQSGADSCYTKPITDYDAFLDMITLLGQKRN